TACCTCTGTGATGATCCCCAAGACATGTACCCTCATACCTTCCCGCTACTACGCTTCTGCCTTTGAATTCGATCCCTCTCTCGCTCTCCTCCAATCCCTCCATTTCTCAGTAACTCACAAATCTCTCAAACTCACCCGACAATCCCATTCTCGAATTCTCAGTCTTGGCTTATCTCAAAACTCTTTACTTGCCACAAAACTCATCTTTGCATATGCTATATGCCAACACCCATATCATTCCCGACTCGTTTTCGATTCCCTACAACACAAGAATGTGTTTCTATGGAACTCTTTGATTAATGGGTATGCCAAAAATCGTTTATACAATGAGGCTTTTCAGTTGTTTAATCAAATGTGCTCTAGCGATGTCTTGCCCGATGATTTTACTCTCTCGACACTTTCTAAAGTTTCGAGCGAGCTGGGGGCCTTATTTTCCGGCAAATCTATTCATGGGAAAAGTATACGAATAGGATTTGTTTCCGATACTGTTGTTGCTAATTCGATAATGTCAATGTATTGCAAATGCGGGAATTTTGAGGAATCCAGGAAGGTGTTTGATGAAATGACGATTAGAAATTCTGGTTCTTGGAACGTTTTGATTGCTGGGTACGCAGTTTCAGGGAATTGTAATTTTCGTGAGGAAACTTGGGAATTTGTTAAACAGATGCAGATGGATGAAGTGAGACCCGATGCCTATACCATTTCTAGTCTTCTTCCTTTGTGTGATGGGGACAAGGGGAAATGGGATTATGGGAGGGAGCTTCACTGTTACATTGTGAAAAATGAATTGGTATTGGGCCTGGATTCTGATGTTCACCTGGGGTGTTGTTTGATAGACATGTATTCGAGGAGCAATAAAGTGGTTGTGGGTAGACGGGTCTTTGACAGGATGAAGTGTAGGAATGTCTTTTCTTGGACAGCAATGATCAATGGTTATGTGGAGAATGGAGATTCAGATGAAGCTTTGAGTCTTTTTCGCGATATGCAGGTTATAGATGGAATAGAACCGAATAGAGTGTCACTTGTCAGTGTTCTCCCTGCATGTAGCTCCTTTTCTGGTTTATTGAGTGGAAGACAAATACATGGATTTGCTGTTAGAAAGGAATTGAACAATGAAGTCTCTTTATGTAATGCTCTCATCGATATGTATTCCAAGTGTGGGAGCTTGGATTCTGCAAGGCGTGTATTTGAGGATGACTCCTTATGTAAAGATGCAATCTCTTGGAGTTCAATGATTTCAGGATATGGATTGCATGGGAAGGGTCAAGAAGCCATTCTTCTGTATGATAAGATGCTCCAAGCTGGGATCAGACCGGACATGATAACAACAGTGGGGATTCTTTCTGCTTGTAGCCGGTCAGGATTGGTAAACGAAGGTCTTAACATCTACAGCTCAGTTATCAATGATTATGGAATTGAACCAACATTGGAGATTTTTGCATGCATTGTTGATATGTTAGGTCGAGCAGGGCAGCTCGATCCAGCATTAGATTTTATCAAAGCAATGCCTGTGGAACCTGGTCCTAGTGTGTGGGGAGCTCTGGTCAGTTGCTCCAtcattcatggtgatcttgagATGCAAGAATTGGCATATAGGTTCCTTATTCAGCTAGAACCCGAGAACCCCTCCAACTATGTTTCCATATCAAATTTATATGCGTCTTCAAGGAGATGGGATGCCGTGGCTGAAGTAAGAAGAATGATGAAAGATAAGAGATTGAGGAAGGTACCTGGGTGCAGTTGGATTAGCATCAATAACAAAACTCACTGTTTCTATGTTGCTGATAAAGCACATCCATCTGCCACTTCAATCTACAACATGTTGGATGACCTCTTATTAACTATGAATGATGCTATATGTTCTCCTCACCTTGAAACTTCAACATAAACCTAGACATTGAAATATTCCCTGAGACAGGTTTGTTTGATCTTATTGTTTATAATCCTTTCCCCCTCCTTTTCTTGGGCTTATCATGTTGATTTTTCACATGGAAAATAGATGGGGCATTTGAGGCTCAGATCCATCCTTTAGATCAAAGTAAATGCAGtgatcccaaataaaaaaaggatGGGTATTGTTATAATTGGTTCATCATCCTTTGCAATGCTTTCAATAAAATGATGTAGATTTCCTATGGTTTCAAGACATGTCACGTTAATTTTTCatgaattaaattatattgtCTTTAACTCTTTGTACAatcaaattttgagaattttaaaaaataaaaccattatGGTGTTTATTtcatttagattttttatttttatttatgttccTAATAAATAGAaggaaacataaataaaataaagttgtgtggttttaaaaacattttttttgttttttaaaataagaaaattatttttaaacattccTAACAATATTTAATTGTTGTTCTctagaaacaattttaaaaaataaagtgaaatatagaacaatttttagaaaacaagtagaagttgtttttaccgatttttaaaaacaaaaggaaaatatagaaaataaaataaaaaacattaaaaaacaaataaaatcgAACATGATATTGttccatttctttttccatGATCTAATACAAATACcgaaaatcttaaaatatgatcttcttttaaattacaaatatatattttttaaaatttctcttaACTcctctaaaatttttcatttagcaaataaatttcaaatcaaactatacttgatacataaatttattaattttaaaaaacaatttaaaagtCAAGAAtcgatttaattaatattaaaaagtcaTGGAACTCAATAACATTAGTAAGTCAtagatcaaaatttatttttgatgtCTGGGTTAgcttcttaataataataataataataattattattattattattattattatttattaggaaaataaactccaaattaagAAAGACTTTAtgttttagattcattaatgagtccaataatttttaaaataaatttgaaactcaaatagtgaATCGATTAATACCagaaatttatgaacaaaaattggtttataaaaactttaatgtttttcttttacatttgattttttttccctttgaaaagtgaactccaaattaaacaagacttaatgcattagattcattaatgagtctagtaacttttaaaaataatttaaaactaaaaaatgaacCAATGGACAAAAATTAGTTTAGAAcgactttattattattatttttacatagaatccttattttcttttttttttttcaacagacaaataaacttcaaattaaacaaaaattaatgtgttggatttattaacgagtttagtaatttttaaaaataactttgaactcaaataatgatccaattaatactgaaaatttatggacaaaaatcgATCTAAAAAAGCtctattatttctcttctacatagaatcattatttttccaattttttaactAGACAAACAAGCTCCAAATAAAACAAGGCTTAATGTATTGAATTCATTAACAAGTTtcgtaatttttaaaaataatttgaaataaataataaaatcattaataccataaatttatggattaaaattGGTTCGTAAGGGATCTATTATATTTTctacacataattatatttttataaattttcttactaTAATTTGgaactaattataaaaatgaacttcaattaGGTGAtactttgtattgaatttattaatgggttaattttttaaaataatttggaactaaaataaaaaatctaatcattaaaaaataaataattttcttactcATGTGTGGCCTATACATACACACCCAGACATATCCTAAAATTTCTATAATCGTGTgagggagaaaagaagaagaaattaaaataaaaaactagaaaTAAAACTAACCTGAAACCTCTTCCATAACTTAGTAATATACAGTTATCTCCAAGCTATGTTCAACTTATCTCCATTATGCAACCACTGATCTCATTTTGCGCGAGTTTTTGGCAATCAAATTCTACACATGCAGCTTGTCTAGTCtcaaaacccactccaagggcatgatggtcatttcacaTCTCAAACCCGAAGACTCAAAGTGAAAACGACACAAACATTCATCTTGTAACTAGAAATttccaattaccaaattcctattcaaagtagtaaaataaaataattctaaaatctctggatatcaactttaaaaactaacacatcaaccaaagtattattgtccaaataactccaaactcaaataattcaaatgggaattaaaatttaacatctaaacaatctccaaaataaagtttgaaccaaaatcctaacaaagaaaaattccctAGCCTAGTCATCACTCTTTGCCCAAATTGAGAGTATCTGGAAAATTATCAACGAAAGGGAATTAGCTCAaaacccaataaggaacattaatatagtttcatggatcaaataatttcaatcatgcttacaaataggagatatagtgcaaattcattttcataaaaacgtTTGAGTTCAAATATGCTAATACATTTTAAACTATTTGACCAAGCATTTTCATACATATCAAAACCATTTCacatcaaatccaaatcaaacaaatttcaaatattttcactcTGGTTATCATATAACAAATGGTGTCCAGTTAAGTGGTACTTTACAAATGAGTgattagtttcaaatttattccatttaaggtaaacaaaaccaaaagtcaACAACTATAACtcgttgactagggtcataaggtcaactattataacccattAACTAAggtcatataatatcaactattataacccattAACTAGAGCtaaaaatgtcaacaattataacccggtGACTAGGGCCATAGAAACCAGACTCAAATacattatttcattaattcaaacttacaaaacaaatatcatatctccataatgtttatttttcataaacaaagaaaactgCTCAAAAATACTTTCCATGCAAAAcgtatatttgatccatgcatagaaataaaaataatattttaacacatttcaaaatacaatataaaaagaaaattatttctttttacaaaatttgtattaatttctcttaccttGAACAAACACCCAAAATCTTGAAGAATTtagtttgaaaaaattattcctcacctaacataatatcatacacaacattcattattgattatttatctaaaggtataaatttgataatcctaaaaatattttatttagtatcaGGGATCCTAATTATTTTCCCATGTTAATAATATTACCac
This region of Vitis vinifera cultivar Pinot Noir 40024 chromosome 5, ASM3070453v1 genomic DNA includes:
- the LOC100259652 gene encoding pentatricopeptide repeat-containing protein At3g12770 → MIPKTCTLIPSRYYASAFEFDPSLALLQSLHFSVTHKSLKLTRQSHSRILSLGLSQNSLLATKLIFAYAICQHPYHSRLVFDSLQHKNVFLWNSLINGYAKNRLYNEAFQLFNQMCSSDVLPDDFTLSTLSKVSSELGALFSGKSIHGKSIRIGFVSDTVVANSIMSMYCKCGNFEESRKVFDEMTIRNSGSWNVLIAGYAVSGNCNFREETWEFVKQMQMDEVRPDAYTISSLLPLCDGDKGKWDYGRELHCYIVKNELVLGLDSDVHLGCCLIDMYSRSNKVVVGRRVFDRMKCRNVFSWTAMINGYVENGDSDEALSLFRDMQVIDGIEPNRVSLVSVLPACSSFSGLLSGRQIHGFAVRKELNNEVSLCNALIDMYSKCGSLDSARRVFEDDSLCKDAISWSSMISGYGLHGKGQEAILLYDKMLQAGIRPDMITTVGILSACSRSGLVNEGLNIYSSVINDYGIEPTLEIFACIVDMLGRAGQLDPALDFIKAMPVEPGPSVWGALVSCSIIHGDLEMQELAYRFLIQLEPENPSNYVSISNLYASSRRWDAVAEVRRMMKDKRLRKVPGCSWISINNKTHCFYVADKAHPSATSIYNMLDDLLLTMNDAICSPHLETST